A single region of the Polymorphum gilvum SL003B-26A1 genome encodes:
- a CDS encoding FAD-binding oxidoreductase, with protein MPPLDEFRKQIGDVPAHDDAATLKLKSLDFYWFSPILKRQLADCRGDIAVRPRNRDEVLAVAAAAARTRLPLTVRGGGTGNYGQAIPLSGGVVLDMGALDGVVSVSPGVGTFEAGATMLEIDKALAPQGWELRFHPSTRKQATIGGFVAGGAAGAGSCTWGQIADPGAVLAVEVATVEENPRVLRLEGPDVLKVLHAYGINGILLSVTVPLAPRHPWAERILAFPDLARAARFGQALTEAEGIAKKLVSVFDPRIPPKLGRLSAYVPEGRAAAIVMVSEPQAGALIDMAARFGGEVTFARSAEEADRVAFEGLGSPGPLYEYTWNHTTLHALKREPDITYLQVRFPPDGMLELVDTVAATFGDELLLHLEFQRRFGRVVCSALPLVRYTSDARLDEVIATLDAMGAAVSNPHTFVLDNAGWKRVDAPQPEFKRVADPHGLMNPGKLAGT; from the coding sequence ATGCCGCCGCTCGACGAATTCCGCAAGCAGATTGGTGATGTTCCCGCTCATGACGACGCGGCCACGCTCAAGCTGAAGAGCCTTGACTTCTATTGGTTCTCCCCGATCCTGAAGCGTCAGCTGGCGGACTGCAGAGGCGACATTGCGGTGCGTCCGCGCAATCGCGACGAGGTGCTGGCGGTCGCCGCCGCGGCGGCGCGGACGCGCCTGCCGCTGACCGTGCGCGGCGGCGGAACCGGCAACTACGGTCAGGCGATCCCGCTTTCGGGCGGCGTCGTGCTCGACATGGGGGCACTCGATGGCGTCGTTTCAGTCAGTCCGGGCGTCGGTACCTTCGAGGCCGGCGCGACTATGCTGGAGATCGACAAGGCGCTGGCGCCGCAGGGCTGGGAACTGCGCTTCCATCCCTCGACGCGCAAGCAGGCGACCATCGGCGGTTTCGTCGCCGGCGGGGCGGCAGGCGCGGGCTCGTGCACCTGGGGCCAGATCGCCGATCCGGGTGCCGTGCTCGCCGTCGAGGTCGCGACGGTCGAGGAAAACCCGCGGGTGCTGAGGCTGGAAGGCCCGGACGTGCTCAAGGTGCTGCACGCCTATGGCATCAACGGCATCCTCCTGTCGGTGACCGTGCCGCTGGCGCCGCGCCATCCCTGGGCGGAGCGCATCCTCGCCTTTCCCGATCTGGCCAGGGCGGCGCGGTTCGGCCAGGCACTCACGGAGGCGGAGGGCATCGCCAAGAAACTGGTCAGCGTCTTCGACCCGCGGATCCCGCCCAAGCTCGGCCGGCTCTCGGCCTACGTGCCGGAGGGGCGCGCGGCGGCGATCGTAATGGTCAGCGAACCGCAGGCCGGGGCGCTGATCGACATGGCGGCGCGCTTCGGCGGCGAGGTCACCTTCGCGCGCAGCGCCGAAGAAGCCGACAGGGTCGCCTTCGAGGGGCTCGGGTCGCCCGGTCCGCTCTACGAATACACCTGGAACCACACCACCCTGCATGCCCTCAAGCGCGAGCCGGACATCACCTATCTGCAGGTCCGCTTCCCGCCGGACGGCATGCTCGAACTGGTCGACACGGTGGCGGCGACCTTCGGCGACGAGTTGCTGCTGCACCTGGAGTTCCAGCGTCGCTTCGGACGCGTCGTCTGCTCGGCCCTGCCGCTGGTCCGCTACACGTCCGATGCCCGGCTGGACGAGGTGATCGCCACGCTCGATGCCATGGGCGCGGCCGTGTCCAACCCGCATACCTTCGTGCTCGACAACGCCGGCTGGAAACGCGTCGACGCGCCGCAGCCGGAATTCAAGCGCGTCGCCGATCCGCACGGCCTGATGAACCCCGGCAAGCTCGCCGGAACGTGA
- a CDS encoding ArsC family reductase, producing MIVYGIKNCDTVKKARAFLDGAGVAYRFHDYKTQGVDRDKLAAFVEAFGWDTVLNRRGTTWRKLPDGVKDGVTDADSALAVMLEHPSTIKRPIAEGKTRTLLGFDPVAWELALEMGEFG from the coding sequence ATGATCGTCTACGGTATCAAGAACTGCGACACGGTGAAGAAGGCGCGCGCGTTCCTGGACGGGGCCGGCGTCGCCTATCGGTTCCACGACTACAAGACGCAGGGGGTCGACCGCGACAAGCTCGCGGCGTTCGTCGAGGCCTTCGGCTGGGACACCGTGCTGAACCGGCGCGGCACGACGTGGCGCAAGCTTCCGGACGGGGTGAAGGACGGCGTCACGGATGCCGACAGCGCGCTGGCGGTGATGCTCGAGCATCCCTCGACCATCAAGCGACCGATCGCCGAGGGCAAGACCAGGACGCTGCTCGGCTTCGACCCCGTGGCCTGGGAACTGGCGCTGGAGATGGGCGAGTTCGGCTGA
- a CDS encoding YcbK family protein — protein MRSRSLTTAILIGSGLILAGCGSISGVTGLGWMTRSSDLVAYNDTEWCVPRPLKKVLNRVAARYGRVTVHSTKRWWLENWWKGGASNSYHLNCKAVDFSVRGDPNAVLAFLKAQPEVGGYKRYASGHYHIDTGPRRTW, from the coding sequence GTGCGCAGTCGGTCCTTGACGACGGCGATCCTGATCGGCAGCGGCCTGATCCTGGCGGGCTGCGGCAGCATTTCCGGGGTCACCGGCCTCGGCTGGATGACGCGGTCGTCCGATCTGGTCGCCTACAACGACACCGAATGGTGCGTGCCGCGCCCGCTCAAGAAGGTGCTCAACCGCGTCGCCGCCCGCTACGGCAGGGTCACCGTGCATTCGACCAAGCGCTGGTGGCTGGAGAACTGGTGGAAGGGCGGCGCCAGCAATTCCTATCACCTGAACTGCAAGGCGGTCGACTTCTCGGTGCGTGGCGACCCGAACGCGGTGCTCGCCTTCCTCAAGGCGCAGCCGGAGGTCGGCGGCTACAAGCGCTACGCCTCCGGCCACTACCACATCGACACCGGCCCGCGCCGCACCTGGTAG
- a CDS encoding FKBP-type peptidyl-prolyl cis-trans isomerase, giving the protein MIRSFAAALLSLFVALPASAEELIMKDITIGTGEEADVGKTVVVHYTGWLMDGTKFDSSLDRNQPFSFTLGERRVIPGWEQGVVGMKVGGKRELVIPPELAYGARGAGGVIPPNATLKFEVELLAVKGKSYSDLGNGELKAKITAGVPVIDIRMPDEWKQTGVVPGSHLITFFNAQGQVNPEFGTELQKVVSGPDAEVIFICRTGNRSSVLAKYLAEQAGFTRIANVEKGIVDWIASGGEVTTATMPDNCWLC; this is encoded by the coding sequence ATGATCAGGTCGTTCGCAGCCGCACTCCTGTCCCTGTTCGTGGCGCTGCCCGCCAGTGCCGAGGAGCTCATCATGAAAGACATTACGATCGGCACCGGCGAGGAAGCCGATGTCGGCAAGACCGTGGTCGTCCACTACACCGGATGGCTGATGGACGGCACCAAGTTCGATTCCAGCCTCGACCGCAACCAGCCGTTTTCCTTTACCCTCGGCGAGCGTCGGGTGATCCCGGGCTGGGAGCAGGGCGTCGTCGGCATGAAGGTCGGCGGCAAGCGCGAACTCGTGATCCCGCCCGAGCTCGCCTATGGCGCGCGCGGCGCCGGCGGCGTCATTCCGCCCAACGCGACGCTGAAGTTCGAGGTCGAGCTTCTGGCGGTGAAGGGCAAGAGCTATTCCGACCTCGGCAACGGTGAACTCAAGGCTAAGATCACCGCCGGCGTGCCGGTGATCGACATCCGCATGCCCGACGAGTGGAAGCAGACCGGCGTCGTACCGGGCAGCCATCTGATCACCTTCTTCAACGCACAGGGCCAGGTGAACCCGGAGTTCGGCACCGAACTGCAGAAGGTCGTCTCCGGCCCCGACGCCGAGGTGATCTTCATCTGCCGGACAGGCAACCGCAGCTCGGTGCTCGCCAAGTATCTCGCCGAACAGGCCGGCTTCACCCGGATCGCCAACGTCGAGAAGGGCATCGTCGACTGGATCGCGTCGGGCGGCGAGGTTACGACGGCCACCATGCCGGACAACTGCTGGCTCTGCTGA
- a CDS encoding PilZ domain-containing protein has protein sequence MAAGTPDSEHRRHPRRRTRLRTGKIADADNRFLSECTIFDVSAGGARLMVPEHLNLPAEIILFDDLEKTVALASVRWRRGNQVGIQYEVTPASLRYFASPKLRSLAQRYYARTD, from the coding sequence ATGGCCGCAGGGACCCCAGATTCGGAGCACCGCCGCCATCCGCGACGACGCACCCGCCTGCGGACCGGCAAGATCGCCGATGCGGACAACCGTTTCCTGAGCGAATGCACCATCTTCGACGTCTCCGCCGGCGGCGCACGACTGATGGTGCCCGAGCACCTCAACCTGCCTGCCGAGATCATCCTCTTCGACGATCTGGAAAAGACCGTCGCACTCGCCTCGGTGCGCTGGCGGCGCGGCAACCAGGTCGGCATCCAATACGAAGTCACGCCGGCCAGCCTCAGGTATTTCGCCTCCCCGAAGCTGCGCTCGCTCGCCCAGCGCTACTACGCCCGCACCGACTGA
- a CDS encoding 2-hydroxyacid dehydrogenase — MTRPDILMPSPMRDIVTAGLEAAFTVHKTYDAAEPEAAIDAVADRIRGIAVVGRRIDKAMVDRFPNLEIVANFGVGYDNVDAAYCGSKGIVVTNTPDVLTEEVADTAIGLMLMTVRELSAAERWLRAGKWENEGPYPLTRATLRGRTLGILGLGRIGKAIAHRAEAFGMPVHYHGRHRQADVAYTYHDSLVSLAEAVDTLMLVAPGGADTHHMVGERVLKALGPDGILINVGRGTVVSETALVAALRKGTILAAGLDVFENEPHVPQALVDCPNVVLLPHVGSASVHTRNAMGQLVVDNLTAWFRTGKAVTPVPETPQRT, encoded by the coding sequence ATGACCCGTCCCGACATCCTGATGCCGTCCCCCATGCGCGACATCGTCACCGCCGGCCTGGAAGCGGCGTTCACCGTGCACAAGACCTATGACGCCGCGGAGCCGGAGGCCGCGATCGATGCGGTCGCCGACCGCATCCGGGGCATCGCCGTCGTCGGCCGGCGGATCGACAAGGCGATGGTCGACCGGTTCCCGAACCTGGAGATCGTCGCCAACTTCGGCGTCGGCTACGACAATGTCGACGCGGCTTATTGCGGCTCGAAGGGCATCGTGGTCACCAACACGCCGGACGTGCTGACCGAGGAGGTCGCCGACACGGCGATCGGCCTGATGCTCATGACCGTGCGCGAACTGTCGGCCGCCGAGCGCTGGCTGCGCGCCGGCAAATGGGAAAACGAGGGACCCTATCCGCTGACCCGCGCCACGCTGCGCGGGCGCACCCTCGGCATCCTCGGTCTGGGACGTATCGGCAAGGCCATCGCGCATCGCGCCGAAGCCTTCGGCATGCCCGTGCACTATCACGGTCGCCACCGTCAGGCGGATGTCGCCTACACCTATCATGACAGCCTGGTGAGCCTGGCCGAGGCGGTCGACACGCTGATGCTGGTCGCCCCCGGCGGCGCGGACACCCATCACATGGTCGGCGAACGGGTGCTCAAGGCCCTCGGCCCCGACGGCATCCTGATCAACGTCGGACGCGGCACTGTGGTCAGCGAGACGGCACTGGTCGCGGCCCTGCGGAAGGGGACGATCCTCGCCGCTGGCCTTGACGTGTTCGAGAACGAGCCGCACGTGCCGCAAGCTCTGGTCGACTGCCCCAACGTGGTGCTGCTGCCCCATGTCGGCTCCGCCTCCGTGCATACCCGCAACGCCATGGGCCAGCTCGTCGTCGACAACCTCACCGCCTGGTTCCGGACCGGCAAGGCCGTCACCCCGGTGCCCGAAACGCCGCAGAGGACCTGA
- a CDS encoding TRAP transporter small permease gives MTAAFLRLTVRLAWVSAVLFVMAGALLACDLLARRLPVGPVAWAADLAQLCLVWGTLLAMAWLLGARRHIAVDVLVALLSAQQRRYTEAFAMLVVALFSAVVVWQGWAIAVESISRGPGSEAVPHLPAWTADLAVPFGFALLFVQALIEAKRALAGELDALANGPGARE, from the coding sequence ATGACGGCCGCGTTCCTGCGCCTCACCGTCCGGCTGGCCTGGGTCTCGGCCGTGCTCTTCGTGATGGCGGGGGCGCTGCTGGCCTGTGACCTGCTGGCCAGACGGTTGCCGGTCGGGCCGGTTGCCTGGGCGGCGGACCTGGCGCAGCTGTGCCTGGTCTGGGGAACATTGCTCGCCATGGCTTGGCTGCTCGGGGCCCGGCGGCATATCGCTGTCGACGTCCTGGTTGCGCTGCTGAGCGCGCAGCAACGCCGCTATACCGAGGCGTTCGCCATGCTGGTGGTGGCGCTGTTCAGCGCCGTGGTGGTCTGGCAGGGCTGGGCCATTGCAGTCGAGTCGATCTCTCGCGGCCCCGGGTCGGAAGCGGTACCTCATCTGCCGGCCTGGACCGCCGACCTGGCCGTCCCGTTCGGCTTCGCGCTGCTCTTCGTTCAGGCTCTGATCGAGGCGAAGCGGGCGCTGGCGGGCGAGCTCGACGCGCTTGCCAACGGGCCCGGGGCGCGGGAATGA
- a CDS encoding TRAP transporter large permease: protein MTATALLAGLFALLLLRVPVAFALGGLGLAMLVAAGASPLAVPQTVLSTLDGSLLLSVPLFLLMSNTLLKAGVGRDLFAAAHAWVGHWPGGVALATILSCAVFAAVSGSSVATAATIGTAAMPEMISRGYERRFVYGLLAAVGTLGILIPPSIPMIVYGFVTGQPVIDLFLAGIGPGLLLICLFVAFAMLHARRSGVRPGAPAAWNERSQASVRALPSVVLAAVVIGVLYSGAATPTEAAAIGFAGALVVAAGVLRSLSWKGLRDSVFESMATTVAILLVVCGARLFGEAITLYRIPQDIAAFVFDAAFGPLAFLIVVSAVLLLAGLVLEALSMMLIVTLVLLPSALAMGFDPVWFGVYMVVLVECALITPPVGLNLYVVQALARVPFADVARGVLPFLALMLATVLALHAWPGLALHIPHRM from the coding sequence ATGACTGCGACGGCACTCCTCGCGGGGCTGTTCGCCCTGCTGCTGTTGCGCGTGCCCGTTGCCTTCGCCCTCGGCGGACTCGGCCTCGCCATGCTGGTCGCCGCCGGTGCGTCGCCGCTTGCCGTGCCGCAGACGGTGCTGTCGACTCTGGACGGATCTCTGCTGCTGTCGGTGCCGCTCTTCCTGCTGATGTCGAACACCCTGCTCAAGGCCGGAGTCGGGCGGGACCTGTTCGCCGCCGCCCATGCCTGGGTAGGTCATTGGCCGGGCGGTGTCGCCCTGGCGACGATCCTGTCCTGCGCGGTGTTTGCCGCTGTTTCCGGCTCGTCCGTCGCGACGGCGGCGACCATCGGCACGGCGGCGATGCCGGAGATGATCTCGCGCGGCTACGAGCGGCGGTTCGTCTATGGCCTGCTGGCCGCAGTCGGCACGCTCGGCATCCTGATCCCGCCATCGATCCCGATGATCGTCTACGGTTTCGTCACCGGCCAGCCGGTGATCGACCTGTTTCTCGCCGGCATCGGTCCGGGCCTGCTCCTGATCTGCCTGTTCGTTGCCTTTGCCATGCTCCACGCGCGCCGGTCCGGCGTCCGGCCGGGAGCGCCGGCCGCCTGGAACGAGCGCTCGCAGGCCAGCGTGCGGGCGCTGCCCTCGGTGGTTCTTGCAGCCGTCGTCATCGGTGTCCTCTATTCCGGGGCCGCGACACCGACGGAAGCGGCGGCCATCGGCTTTGCCGGAGCCCTGGTCGTCGCCGCCGGCGTACTGCGCTCTCTGAGCTGGAAGGGCCTGCGTGACTCCGTCTTCGAGAGCATGGCGACCACGGTTGCGATCCTGCTGGTCGTTTGCGGCGCCAGACTGTTCGGCGAGGCGATTACGCTCTACCGGATTCCGCAGGACATCGCCGCCTTCGTCTTCGATGCGGCATTCGGCCCGCTGGCCTTCCTGATCGTCGTTTCGGCGGTGCTGCTGCTCGCGGGGCTGGTGCTCGAGGCGCTGTCGATGATGCTGATCGTGACGTTGGTGCTGCTGCCGTCGGCCCTCGCCATGGGCTTCGATCCGGTCTGGTTCGGCGTCTACATGGTCGTTCTGGTCGAATGTGCCCTGATCACGCCGCCCGTCGGGCTCAATCTCTACGTCGTCCAGGCGCTCGCGCGGGTGCCGTTTGCCGACGTCGCGCGGGGCGTGCTGCCGTTTCTCGCCCTGATGCTGGCGACCGTTCTGGCCCTTCACGCCTGGCCGGGGCTGGCGCTCCATATCCCGCACAGGATGTAG